The following proteins come from a genomic window of Phaeodactylum tricornutum CCAP 1055/1 chromosome 19, whole genome shotgun sequence:
- a CDS encoding predicted protein — protein MSVDNRIDADAPTQEWDVDRYQGQHSFVWKLGSSLLELIQVSDGQRILDVGCGSGELTQALSHLAKNLVVTGMDADPDMVAKARQQFPSCDFFQGDMRNFEVPEPVDVLFSNAALHWIPAKDAGRAVACMAKALRPGGQLVVEFGGKGNVERVVQSTLQVLQLPASTTPWNFPSISEYTTLLEENGMEVSAATLFDRPVVLKDGEAGLSNWLRMFGSTFFKGQSDEEIDSILVQINDLLRSELFNGTDWTVDYRRIRIVAKKL, from the exons ATGAGCGTCGACAATCGTATCGATGCCGATGCGCCAACCCAAGAG TGGGATGTCGATCGCTATCAGGGACAGCACAGTTTTGTCTGGAAGCTTGGCAGTTCACTCCTAGAACTAATACAAGTCAGTGACGGTCAACGCATTCTTGATGTTGGCTGTGGTAGCGGTGAGTTGACGCAAGCCTTGTCTCATCTAGCAAAAAACTTGGTGGTAACGGGGATGGATGCCGATCCGGACATGGTCGCGAAAGCTCGGCAACAATTTCCCAGCTGTGATTTCTTTCAGGGCGACATGCGCAATTTTGAGGTTCCCGAGCCCGTGGATGTTCTATTTTCCAACGCTGCCTTGCACTGGATACCCGCCAAGGATGCGGGACGTGCAGTCGCGTGTATGGCGAAGGCTTTACGACCGGGTGGACAACTAGTCGTCGAGTTCGGTGGCAAAGGCAACGTGGAACGGGTTGTGCAGTCTACGTTACAAGTCCTTCAATTGCCGGCTTCGACGACTCCTTGGAACTTTCCTAGCATATCCGAGTACACAACTTTGCTGGAAGAAAACGGCATGGAAGTATCTGCGGCTACACTTTTCGATCGGCCGGTCGTCTTGAAAGACGGTGAAGCGGGTCTCAGCAACTGGTTACGCATGTTTGGCAGCACCTTCTTCAAAGGCCAGTCGGATGAGGAAATCGACAGTATTCTCGTCCAGATAAACGATCTATTGAGATCAGAATTATTCAACGGCACCGACTGGACGGTCGATTACCGCCGAATTCGAATCGTTGCAAAAAAGTTGTAA
- a CDS encoding predicted protein yields the protein MVSTRRAIRTRTQSQPTKITAASTVPEEDSSGDALCSTPHKRRKTQTVRSTPPSHPLRKPVRQTTVRHNTTATPTLLDGKLVLFSLQDPDPLIRATLRARPSTRNKSPYVADVRLDGEDGREALLHVPNLDMGGKCVVGKTLLIKPARTNKGELVGAEAVSPKYQTPKCEFHAQLLYVDEQEYTQRHPDPPTNGDIPADDDVPEKIHYPPTWVGAHPALGERIARCWLEHNLVEGIPAVTALRTQVRNPCGTDMRVDFLVTHADHTQRIIEVKTVVDTDYAVDATPPAVPASGKRPKKSCVFVSHVRPYTRTAIFPWGNSNQKGPDGEAVVSTRAIHHVRELTRIARERLCWWSPSEEEEEEDKVKTTSTPLLTTILFVVIRGDATAFAPNIQACPSFARYLREAHDAGVQVLAKRVRWGVDEHEGVCVDDDMLPIVWPTPESRREQSP from the coding sequence ATGGTATCGACTCGTCGAGCGATTCGTACCAGAACGCAATCGCAACCAACCAAAATCACTGCCGCTTCGACGGTCCCGGAGGAGGATTCTTCGGGGGATGCACTGTGTTCCACTCCACACAAGCGACGCAAAACTCAAACCGTCCGATCCACGCCACCGTCACATCCCCTACGGAAACCCGTGAGGCAGACTACGGTTCGCCACAATACAACAGCGACGCCAACTCTACTGGATGGCAAGCTAGTGCTGTTTTCCTTGCAGGATCCGGATCCCTTGATCCGGGCCACACTTCGGGCCCGACCATCCACGCGCAATAAGAGTCCGTACGTAGCCGACGTGCGCCTCGATGGTGAAGACGGCCGAGAGGCACTGCTCCACGTACCAAATTTGGACATGGGAGGCAAATGTGTCGTGGGGAAAACACTACTGATCAAACCGGCACGGACCAATAAGGGTGAGTTGGTTGGAGCCGAGGCGGTCAGTCCCAAATACCAGACACCCAAATGCGAATTTCACGCCCAACTTTTGTACGTGGACGAACAAGAGTACACACAACGGCATCCGGACCCACCCACCAACGGAGACATTCCGGCAGATGACGATGTGCCGGAAAAGATACACTATCCCCCCACGTGGGTGGGTGCGCATCCCGCCTTGGGCGAACGGATTGCCCGGTGTTGGTTGGAGCACAATCTCGTCGAAGGCATTCCGGCCGTCACGGCTCTGCGCACACAGGTACGCAACCCCTGCGGCACCGACATGCGGGTGGATTTTCTCGTCACCCACGCGGATCACACGCAGCGCATCATCGAAGTCAAGACGGTCGTCGACACGGACTACGCTGTCGACGCAACCCCGCCCGCCGTCCCGGCGTCGGGCAAGCGACCGAAGAAATCGTGCGTCTTTGTATCGCACGTACGCCCCTACACGCGGACGGCTATTTTTCCGTGGGGCaattccaaccaaaaagGTCCGGACGGGGAAGCGGTTGTGTCGACGCGAGCGATACATCACGTCCGGGAATTGACCCGCATCGCCCGGGAGCGATTGTGTTGGTGGTCGCCgtcggaggaggaagaggaagaagacaaagtGAAAACAACGTCCACGCCCTTGCTGACTACGATTCTATTCGTGGTGATCCGGGGTGACGCTACTGCCTTTGCACCCAACATCCAGGCCTGTCCCTCCTTTGCCCGGTACCTGCGCGAGGCACACGACGCCGGAGTCCAGGTGTTGGCCAAACGAGTGCGGTGGGGGGTTGACGAACACGAAGGAGTCTGTGTAGACGACGACATGCTTCCTATTGTATGGCCGACACCGGAAAGTAGGAGAGAGCAGTCTCCCTAG
- a CDS encoding predicted protein has protein sequence MYSPILLGSVFLFLNAVECKGNFIRGNSSASSQAFDSEEAVPSSSRRLARGFVPLSCNANIDNSKCSSFIDTFGTNSVHASRLVVPCGTCVSMDHPGPLLTLNDGIDIQGKLVFPDGYRLTVNTNLVLVQGELEMKSSKAVDGIPDVTFVLQGSSISSFEPIDSNTGNCGGSCDTGARSITVAGGKVNLNGLPANTPTWLHIYDVIGSSAIVVSNSVRDKWVAGATIVITSEHQGFFGDQVRTISSVSDVGSGRVRLNLDKAINRPVTLLDSPDSATEVALLSRNIVFQGASGSDGGHFWIMHTPSVNQRIEGVEIVNFGQEGLLGRYPVHFHMCGDVSGSVVAKNTIRNSNQRCVVVHGTDNLLVQENVAYSTKGHCYMLEDGIETGNEFVRNIGILTVKADVIIPNMGSNGVETDMSASTFWITNADNSFVGNVVAGSQVFGFWFELQVRGSLANEHQDFDPMTVPTRKFEGNVVHSVFGVGLTYYLHGYIPKTLQYFENNKFFRNRHIALRIHRTRNIFLKGNTFSDNAFAIVVDRAEEIHVADTTIVGHSDVFAEVVKRNRFANMRCPQGIGFQSTNPWVRKMDSELNGVILDQVAFSGFSKSVCSDATAIDLTSRLDGYKSFEMFSRYTGVTVADTDVINFCSGKSAGADDVDTCIRTVHYYVPESQSQDYTLKVCDRGNTSDCIELSGHVHSSHRWPRRFAVHVPSGRQYDAVFLNKGVPVYPTNVDIEFQEKLCPTAPNDEDIVLLEKARGTTFPPTSSPTTSLEACGNLIANSDFERGYDGYWDAAGEGSLSNVAGYNSPTAMYYDSGNRNRYWTGPAHKWRDGLDFQCLTQGTTWKFSARMKLVDKETGKGASCNTGSTAEGEMCPRVTLVLRDKSWTLHTVPTSRPTKVPTDRPTPSPTKLATGLPTESPVMSPSVGDLDSCSEVIANSDFELGSKGYWSTHNGASVSDVEGFTSSTAMYYNSGNRKRYWQGPEYKGGIDLNCLEQGTTWKITAKLQLVDVSTGEGSSCVVGSNNAKERCPRVRLVLRDGTWTLRQERIDGYTDAESWDTNGMNSYTGYWTVPADGPNWNGKVRNFRLSLVDFPFDTDLVVDDFKMTRVS, from the exons ATGTACTCTCCAATTCTTCTCGGCTCAGTCTTTCTCTTCTTAAATGCGGTGGAATGTAAGGGTAATTTTATTCGTGGCAATTCATCGGCGTCGAGCCAAGCTTTCGATTCGGAAGAAGCTGTGCCGTCCTCTTCTCGGCGTCTCGCCCGAGGATTTGTACCTTTGAGCTGCAACGCCAACATTGATAATTCCAAATGTTCTTCCTTCATCGACACATTTGGCACTAACTCTGTTCATGCATCGAGGCTCGTTGTTCCGTGCGGTACTTGCGTTTCGATGGATCATCCGGGCCCACTACTAACGCTGAACGACGGCATTGACATTCAAGGTAAACTGGTGTTTCCGGATGGTTACCGGCTCACCGTCAACACCAACTTGGTGCTGGTCCAAGGAGAGCTAGAAATGAAAAGCTCTAAAGCAGTAGATGGAATCCCCGATGTTACGTTTGTTCTCCAAGGCTCCAGCATCAGCTCCTTTGAACCGATCGACAGCAATACTGGCAATTGTGGAGGGTCCTGTGACACAGGAGCTCGATCGATTACAGTTGCCGGTGGGAAAGTTAATC TTAATGGTCTTCCTGCCAACACACCGACGTGGCTACACATCTACGACGTTATCGGTAGCTCCGCTATCGTAGTGTCCAACTCCGTCCGTGACAAATGGGTTGCCGGGGCAACCATAGTCATCACTTCCGAGCAccaaggcttcttcggcGATCAAGTCCGTACCATCTCAAGCGTCTCCGATGTTGGCTCAGGTAGGGTTCGTCTCAACCTCGACAAAGCCATCAACCGCCCGGTAACGCTTCTCGATAGCCCAGACTCTGCAACCGAGGTTGCCTTGCTTTCTCGCAACATTGTCTTTCAAGGCGCCTCCGGTTCGGATGGTGGTCACTTTTGGATCATGCACACTCCCAGTGTGAACCAGCGCATTGAAGGAGTGGAGATCGTCAACTTTGGACAGGAAGGGCTCCTGGGACGATACCCTGTCCATTTTCACATGTGCGGGGACGTGTCGGGCTCGGTGGTAGCCAAAAATACTATCCGTAATTCCAACCAACGCTGCGTTGTTGTGCACGGTACCGATAACCTTCTCGTCcaagagaatgttgcctATTCCACCAAAGGTCACTGCTACATGCTGGAAGACGGCATCGAGACGGGCAACGAGTTTGTACGAAACATTGGTATCCTGACTGTCAAGGCGGATGTCATCATTCCCAACATGGGCTCCAACGGCGTGGAAACGGACATGTCTGCCAGTACCTTCTGGATCACCAATGCGGACAACTCGTTTGTTGGCAATGTTGTAGCTGGATCGCAAgtctttggtttttggtTCGAACTTCAGGTACGCGGAAGCCTGGCCAATGAGCACCAAGACTTTGACCCCATGACGGTCCCGACTCGAAAGTTTGAAGGCAATGTCGTCCACAGCGTATTTGGGGTAGGATTGACCTATTACTTGCACGGATACATTCCAAAGACGCTGCAGTATTTTGAGAACAACAAGTTCTTCCGTAACCGGCACATTGCACTTCGTATCCATCGGACTCGAAATATATTTCTAAAAGGCAACACATTCTCCGACAATGCTTTCGCAATTGTGGTCGATCGCGCCGAAGAAATTCACGTTGCCGACACTACAATTGTTGGTCACTCGGATGTCTTTGCGGAGGTGGTGAAAAGGAATCGCTTTGCCAATATGCGATGTCCACAAGGCATAGGTTTCCAGTCAACCAACCCGTGGGTTCGAAAGATGGATTCCGAGCTGAACGGTGTTATCCTGGATCAAGTGGCATTTTCTGGGTTTTCCAAATCCGTGTGTTCTGATGCAACCGCAATCGATCTGACGTCTCGACTAGACGGCTACAAATCCTTCGAAATGTTCTCCAGGTACACCGGTGTGACCGTAGCCGACACGGACGTGATCAATTTTTGCAGCGGAAAGTCAGCTGGGGCAGATGATGT TGACACTTGCATCCGCACAGTGCACTACTATGTCCCAGAGAGCCAAAGCCAAGATTACACTCTCAAGGTGTGCGATCGTGGCAACACTTCCGACTGTATTGAGCTCTCCGGTCATGTCCACAGTAGTCACCGATGGCCCCGCCGATTTGCCGTGCATGTCCCGTCGGGGCGACAGTACGACGCAGTCTTTCTGAATAAGGGAGTGCCTGTGTACCCAACCAACGTCGACATTGAGTTCCAGGAGAAGCTTTGTCCAACGGCACCCAATGATGAAGACATCGTTCTTCTCGAGAAGGCTCGAGGAACAACCTTTCCTCCAACATCCAGCCCGACAACATCCCTCGAGGCCTGCGGTAATCTGATTGCGAACTCGGATTTTGAGCGCGGATACGACGGGTATTGGGATGCAGCCGGCGAAGGTAGTTTGTCCAATGTAGCTGGCTACAACTCTCCAACAGCCATGTACTACGACTCTGGCAATCGTAACCGATACTGGACAGGACCAGCACATAAATGGCGAGACGGATTAGATTTCCAGTGTCTGACTCAGGGTACAACATGGAAGTTTTCTGCTCGCATGAAgcttgtcgacaaagaaacTGGAAAGGGAGCATCCTGCAATACCGGTTCTACGGCGGAAGGCGAAATGTGCCCTCGGGTGACACTCGTGCTACGCGATAAATCTTGGACTCTGCATACTGT TCCAACTTCTCGTCCTACCAAGGTTCCGACCGACAGGCCCACCCCCAGTCCAACCAAACTTGCAACCGGCCTTCCAACAGAGAGTCCAGTCATGAGTCCTTCTGTAGGGGACCTGGACTCTTGCTCCGAAGTGATTGCAAATTCCGATTTTGAACTCGGATCCAAGGGATACTGGTCCACCCACAATGGCGCTAGTGTGTCGGATGTGGAAGGCTTTACTTCGTCCACGGCCATGTATTATAATTCCGGAAACCGCAAACGATACTGGCAGGGACCGGAGTACAAGGGTGGCATTGACCTTAACTGTCTGGAGCAGGGCACAACATGGAAAATAACGGCCAAACTTCAACTTGTCGATGTCTCAACGGGGGAAGGCAGTTCTTGTGTCGTTGGTTCCAACAATGCGAAAGAACGGTGCCCGCGCGTACGTCTCGTTCTCCGCGACGGAACGTGGACGCTTCGACAGGAGCGCATCGATGGATATACGGATGCGGAGAGCTGGGACACCAACGGCATGAATTCCTACACCGGTTACTGGACGGTCCCGGCAGATGGTCCGAATTGGAATGGCAAAGTCCGCAATTTCCGTTTGTCGCTCGTTGATTTTCCGTTCGACACGGATCTAGTCGTTGATGATTTCAAGATGACGCGTGTCTCCTAA